In Legionella beliardensis, the following are encoded in one genomic region:
- a CDS encoding alpha/beta hydrolase has product MPKPIAYVYRKSPDNTNALGSLIPKDMVQEALDDDRLLYIQQPPSTETKPGLLILMDGKQEMDPGEIKSTPTILDELYENKKISPHITVYTPASEDRITEYACNEEFAYFLNNRLVPLLREPPFNCSDRREQTTIAGTSFGGLAATHAALTYPETFGNVLSQSGTFWWYKEWQRGFDEPDKWAVAVKTAACETTKKATEMAWLSNLPHKEGLPINFYLSE; this is encoded by the coding sequence ATGCCTAAACCTATTGCCTATGTTTATAGAAAATCGCCTGATAATACTAATGCGTTGGGTAGCCTGATACCTAAAGATATGGTACAGGAAGCCCTAGATGACGACCGCCTCCTTTATATTCAACAGCCACCTTCTACTGAAACTAAACCCGGGCTTTTAATACTTATGGATGGCAAACAGGAAATGGATCCAGGGGAGATTAAATCTACTCCTACAATTTTAGATGAGCTATATGAAAATAAAAAAATCTCTCCGCACATCACAGTATATACTCCTGCTTCCGAAGATAGGATTACGGAATACGCCTGTAATGAAGAATTCGCCTATTTTTTAAACAATAGGCTTGTCCCGTTGCTTAGAGAGCCACCATTTAATTGCAGTGATCGCCGTGAACAAACAACAATCGCCGGCACCAGCTTCGGTGGGCTTGCAGCAACCCATGCAGCGCTTACTTATCCTGAAACATTTGGTAATGTTCTTTCGCAATCAGGCACTTTCTGGTGGTATAAAGAATGGCAAAGAGGGTTTGATGAGCCTGATAAATGGGCAGTTGCTGTCAAAACAGCGGCGTGTGAAACAACAAAGAAAGCGACAGAGATGGCATGGTTGAGTAACCTCCCCCACAAAGAAGGCTTACCAATTAATTTTTATTTAAGTGAATGA
- a CDS encoding hemolysin III family protein yields MIYAFKWPDPFPSVFEYHEVFHILLVVGSGLL; encoded by the coding sequence ATGATTTATGCCTTTAAGTGGCCTGATCCTTTTCCTAGCGTCTTTGAATATCATGAAGTTTTCCATATTTTATTGGTCGTGGGAAGTGGGTTACTATAA
- a CDS encoding cold-shock protein, translating into MSNTKIGTVKWFNETKGFGFIEQSSGPDVFAHFKSIVSPGFKTLAEGQKVEFILAQGPKGLQAENIVAI; encoded by the coding sequence ATGTCTAATACAAAAATTGGCACGGTCAAATGGTTTAACGAAACAAAAGGTTTTGGCTTTATTGAGCAATCCTCTGGACCAGATGTATTTGCCCACTTTAAATCTATCGTAAGCCCAGGATTTAAAACGTTGGCCGAAGGTCAAAAAGTAGAGTTCATACTTGCTCAAGGCCCCAAAGGGCTTCAAGCAGAAAATATAGTAGCTATCTAA
- a CDS encoding transposase, which yields MDETYVKVKGEWKYLYRAIDEGGNTIDFYLSYRRNAKAAKHFLKKLIKSNPTCDVSIINTDKNPAYNQAIKELKQEGNLASYVNHHFCLPHRDLAVYQP from the coding sequence ATCGATGAAACGTACGTCAAAGTCAAAGGCGAATGGAAATATTTATACAGAGCAATTGATGAAGGTGGGAATACCATTGATTTTTATTTGTCTTATCGCCGTAACGCCAAAGCGGCTAAACATTTTCTAAAGAAACTGATAAAAAGCAATCCTACTTGCGATGTCAGCATTATCAATACTGATAAGAATCCAGCCTATAATCAAGCCATTAAAGAATTGAAACAGGAAGGAAATTTAGCGTCATATGTTAACCATCATTTTTGCTTACCTCATCGAGATCTAGCAGTTTATCAGCCGTAA
- a CDS encoding leucine-rich repeat domain-containing protein gives MIVSGNGQRLIKVTNDDIDKDGHYCVPTTVTEIDSYAFCACTSLKTINMPNVVTIRQAAFIVCDQLEIVVGPKVNLIEQLAFNGCRYLKAFVMPSLNSIAHAVFADCRYLNEIVLSENINSVAESAFHYLYLNTIILDTDNEVEIARIIDLLPQAIQGKAIAKKASEEVYRIQKIQLERLLPVAQTNVLYRFFNPHTKPIVAVDVNKENGKIQSIKKDCVTLPCDILKDINHILGEDNRYYQKAKMLILKEPLPQYPSELDAYSQRIEHIIDLCINKAKEFNPDKKETLLSAENLTNKDYEICNSMAHIKI, from the coding sequence ATGATAGTAAGTGGAAATGGCCAAAGGCTTATTAAGGTAACTAATGATGATATTGATAAAGATGGTCACTATTGTGTTCCTACCACAGTTACTGAAATTGATTCCTATGCATTTTGCGCATGCACAAGTTTGAAAACTATTAATATGCCAAATGTGGTAACTATACGCCAGGCAGCATTCATAGTTTGTGATCAATTAGAAATTGTAGTAGGCCCAAAAGTTAATTTAATTGAGCAGCTTGCCTTTAATGGTTGTCGTTATTTAAAAGCTTTTGTGATGCCAAGTCTCAATTCAATTGCTCATGCGGTATTTGCTGATTGCAGGTATTTAAACGAGATTGTTCTTTCAGAAAATATTAATTCAGTTGCAGAGAGTGCTTTTCATTATTTATATTTAAACACGATTATTCTTGATACTGACAATGAAGTTGAAATTGCAAGGATTATTGATTTGTTACCTCAAGCTATACAGGGAAAAGCCATAGCTAAAAAAGCATCTGAGGAAGTATATCGTATACAAAAAATTCAACTAGAAAGACTTTTACCAGTTGCACAAACTAATGTTCTCTACCGTTTTTTTAATCCGCACACTAAACCCATTGTTGCAGTAGATGTAAATAAAGAAAATGGTAAGATACAATCCATAAAGAAAGATTGTGTAACGTTACCATGCGATATATTAAAAGATATAAATCATATTTTAGGCGAGGATAATCGTTACTATCAAAAAGCAAAAATGTTAATATTGAAAGAGCCTTTACCACAATACCCAAGTGAATTAGACGCGTATAGTCAACGAATAGAACATATTATCGATTTGTGTATTAATAAAGCCAAAGAATTTAATCCTGATAAAAAAGAAACTTTATTATCCGCTGAAAATCTGACAAATAAAGACTATGAAATTTGTAACAGTATGGCACATATTAAGATCTAG